A part of Silurus meridionalis isolate SWU-2019-XX chromosome 18, ASM1480568v1, whole genome shotgun sequence genomic DNA contains:
- the LOC124401731 gene encoding trace amine-associated receptor 6-like, whose product MGSGPPPVSASSNCQFHFQQFNKTRGGNLLTVCGNLLVIISVLHFKQLHTPTNMLVLSLAVTDFLVGALVMPPVFIWTIESCCILGFVIKIEGEMFQKFVVLVCLNSTINPVIYALFYPWFRRCIKLIITLQIFQTDSALINVLS is encoded by the exons ATGGGTTCTGGGCCTCCTCCAGTCAGTGCCTCCAGTAACTGTCAGTTTCACTTTCAGCAGTTTAATAagaccagaggtgggaa tcttctaacagtgtgtggaaatctgctcgtcatcatctctgttcttcacttcaagcagcttcacactcCGACCAACATGCTCGTGCTCTCTCTGGCCGTGACGGATTTCCTCGTCGGTGCTTTAGTGATGCCACCGGTGTTCATCTGGACGATCGAGTCATGCTG tatattggGGTTTGTCATTAAAATAGAGGGTGAAATGTTTCAGAAATTTGTGGTCTTGGTTTGTCTGAATTCCACCATTAATCCGGTTATTTATGCTCTGTTTTATccgtggtttaggaggtgcattaaattaattataactctGCAGATATTCCAGACAGATTCTGCATTAATCAATGTTCTTTCATGA
- the LOC124401598 gene encoding trace amine-associated receptor 13c-like: MNVTELNLSDRCEHFSCPERSVSPAVYILLYVCSAAVVLLTVCGNLLIIISVLHFKQLHTPTNILVLSLAVSDFLVGAYVMPPMLIWIIESCWFFGRSFCIVFWLICGFITVLSIYNITLIAVDRYLALSHPFLYMNRVSVRITCILIGFDWCVVVTYITALLYFNGFIDSVMCPGECFFFLNEVWSVIDLVYSFIFPLFVIIILYSRVFLIAKKHATAIRELNNHTRPQTQKITSHSMKSERKAAKVLGILVAVFLVCLLPYYIYSLLFTVIDIQRKTFQTLSIVLYLNSTMNLVIYALFYPWFRRCIKLIITLQIFQTDSALINVLS; the protein is encoded by the coding sequence ATGAACGTGACGGAGTTGAATCTCTCTGATCgctgtgagcatttctcctgtccagagagatctgtatctcctgcagtttatatcttactgtacgtgtgttcagctgctgtggttcttctaacagtgtgtggaaatctgctcatcatcatctctgttcttcacttcaagcagcttcacactcCGACTAACATCCTTGTGCTCTCTCTGGCTGTCTCGGATTTTCTTGTTGGTGCTTATGTGATGCCTCCAATGTTGATCTGGATTATTGAGTCATGCTGGTTTTTTGGAAGAAGTTTCTGCATTGTTTTTTGGTTGATTTGTGGTTTCATCACAGTCTTGTCCATCTACAACATCACTCTGATTGCTGTGGATCGCTATTTGGCTCTTTCACACCCTTTTCTGTACATGAACAGAGTATCAGTGAGGATCACTTGTATTCTAATTGGTTTTGACTGGTGTGTAGTGGTGACCTACATCACAGCACTTTTGTATTTCAATGGATTCATAGATTCTGTAATGTGCCCTGGAGAGTGTTTCTTCTTTCTAAATGAGGTTTGGTCTGTAATTGATCTtgtgtattcatttatatttccactttttgtcataatcatattgtacagtcgggtttttctgatcgctaagaaacacgccactgctatcagagagcttaataatcacacacgacctcaaacacagaaaatcacctcccactccatgaaatctgagagaaaagcagccaaagtcctcggCATTTTAGTGGCCGTGTTTTTAGTGTGTTTGCTTccttattatatttacagtttattatttacagttattgacattcagagaaaaacatttcagacaCTTTCGATTGTTCTTTATCTGAATTCGACCATGAATCTGGTTATTTACGCTCTGTTTTATccgtggtttaggaggtgcattaaattaattataactctGCAGATATTCCAAACAGACTCTGCATTAATTAATGTTCTTTCATGA